From Domibacillus sp. DTU_2020_1001157_1_SI_ALB_TIR_016, a single genomic window includes:
- a CDS encoding two-component system regulatory protein YycI — MDWSKTKTIFIAVFLVLDIFLAVMFFNKYSTSRFEVIEKTSIEQRLQDDGVKYEEMPDDSGERSMIVAKPKTFTEKELFFLTKQKWAIEKNGTEIVSLLEEPYETDGAARSKLNAFVKNNVLHGEEYVYWKRNQEANTVIYYQKIAGKKLFENTAGMLTVQLNDDKDIVSYSQTMLSSVDENRNKETILPALQAIDSLYKNGLIQLDSEISDAELGYYTVVRVDESQQIELDESKVQQVLSPTWYFQLKKGDKTEEVYVNAFDGSINPQQKES; from the coding sequence ATGGATTGGAGTAAAACAAAAACCATTTTTATCGCCGTGTTTCTCGTCCTGGATATTTTTCTGGCCGTAATGTTTTTTAATAAGTACAGTACTTCCCGGTTTGAAGTGATCGAGAAAACATCCATTGAACAAAGGCTTCAAGACGATGGCGTTAAATATGAGGAAATGCCTGATGACTCGGGTGAACGCTCCATGATCGTCGCAAAACCAAAAACATTTACAGAGAAAGAGCTGTTTTTTTTAACGAAACAAAAATGGGCGATTGAAAAAAATGGAACGGAAATTGTCAGCCTGCTCGAAGAACCATATGAAACCGATGGAGCAGCACGCAGCAAATTAAATGCCTTTGTGAAAAACAATGTGCTGCATGGCGAGGAATATGTTTATTGGAAACGAAATCAAGAAGCCAACACCGTCATCTACTATCAGAAAATTGCCGGTAAAAAACTGTTTGAAAATACAGCAGGCATGCTGACTGTGCAGTTGAATGACGATAAAGATATTGTGAGCTATTCTCAAACGATGCTTTCAAGTGTCGATGAAAACCGGAATAAGGAAACGATTCTGCCTGCGCTGCAGGCCATTGATTCGCTTTATAAAAATGGCCTTATTCAGCTCGACAGTGAAATCAGCGACGCAGAACTCGGATACTATACCGTTGTGCGAGTTGATGAGTCTCAGCAAATAGAGCTCGACGAATCGAAGGTACAGCAGGTGCTGTCACCGACCTGGTATTTTCAGCTTAAAAAAGGTGACAAAACCGAAGAAGTATATGTAAATGCGTTTGACGGATCGATTAATCCACAGCAAAAAGAATCGTAG
- a CDS encoding YycH family regulatory protein, whose translation MNYEKIKSAALALLVLISLAFTWGIWNYQPSYQTIADSADENIVTEVEIGEERKLSDLLKPSRLISHQEGSHYGTIAKQDLDWVMKEMREWTFMEPENISNSLSEAEFSKLLSSNSHVELFFSSPIPFNTFKTMVSFNDKTVPNAVFNRIVITEAEQKNKAFVYFVSVKERLVFKSEVQTGSLREFKQRYVENHDRLEPYISYQVPDGARLYVRKEPPVLTVQSYLPEQIDADTFKRALFNDPSYVQRSSSGAGEGYTTDGTSFMRINSSTGTVRYVNPSVVTEPVPLDQLIEKSIDFVNEHHGWVDSYRLFQTKPGSTEISYRLFLGDFPVFSPQGMASMTELSQIWGRERIYQYDRSSFIVELDKPFPSGTGTVELKSGQEALNEVLKLETVNPKLLTDMRIGYEMTVKQESPKVVVAFEPFWYYQYNGTWQKLVTDEGGRLDGLE comes from the coding sequence ATGAACTATGAAAAAATCAAATCAGCAGCGCTTGCGCTGCTGGTCTTGATCAGTCTGGCGTTTACATGGGGCATTTGGAACTACCAGCCTTCCTATCAAACCATTGCAGATAGTGCGGATGAAAATATCGTAACAGAAGTGGAAATAGGCGAGGAGCGCAAACTTTCTGATTTATTAAAGCCTTCCCGTCTGATCTCTCATCAGGAGGGGAGCCACTATGGAACCATTGCCAAGCAGGATTTGGACTGGGTGATGAAGGAAATGAGGGAATGGACGTTTATGGAGCCTGAAAACATATCCAATTCCTTAAGCGAAGCGGAATTTTCGAAGCTCCTGTCGAGTAATTCACATGTGGAACTGTTTTTTTCTTCGCCTATCCCATTCAATACATTTAAAACGATGGTTTCATTTAATGATAAAACCGTTCCAAATGCGGTATTTAACCGAATCGTTATTACGGAAGCAGAGCAAAAAAACAAAGCGTTTGTTTATTTTGTTTCGGTTAAAGAAAGGCTTGTGTTCAAAAGTGAGGTTCAAACGGGATCTTTGCGCGAATTTAAGCAGCGCTATGTAGAAAACCATGACCGTCTGGAGCCATACATCTCTTATCAAGTTCCTGATGGTGCTCGTTTATACGTGCGCAAAGAGCCGCCTGTTTTAACCGTTCAAAGCTATTTGCCAGAGCAGATTGACGCAGATACGTTTAAACGGGCGCTTTTTAATGATCCAAGCTACGTACAGCGGAGTTCAAGCGGCGCAGGAGAGGGATATACAACAGACGGAACGAGCTTTATGCGAATCAACAGCAGTACGGGTACAGTCCGATATGTAAATCCGTCTGTTGTAACTGAACCGGTGCCGCTGGACCAGCTCATTGAAAAAAGCATTGATTTTGTAAACGAGCACCATGGCTGGGTAGACAGCTACCGCCTGTTTCAAACAAAACCAGGGTCAACAGAAATCAGCTATCGTTTGTTTCTAGGAGACTTCCCCGTGTTTAGTCCACAGGGAATGGCCAGCATGACGGAGCTTTCACAAATTTGGGGCCGGGAACGCATTTATCAATACGACCGTTCTTCTTTTATTGTGGAGCTGGACAAACCGTTTCCTTCAGGAACAGGAACTGTAGAACTAAAAAGCGGCCAGGAAGCACTCAATGAAGTATTGAAGCTGGAAACAGTAAATCCAAAGCTGTTGACAGATATGCGGATTGGATATGAAATGACCGTAAAACAGGAATCACCAAAAGTAGTGGTGGCATTCGAACCATTCTGGTACTACCAGTATAACGGTACTTGGCAAAAGCTTGTCACGGACGAAGGAGGACGATTGGATGGATTGGAGTAA